The DNA sequence GTGGAGCGGAGAAGAAGAGGCAGCTACACAGGTAAGCAACCCCTCTCCTCTTGTGAATATATATAGCAATGCAAGTTGATTAtcatactatttatttatttattatgcagAGGGGGTAGTGGGGATTATGAGCATGATGATGTTGAAGGGCGTGGTGGTGTTCATGTGTGGATTTTTGCTGAGAAGACGCAACAGTTGCTCCTAGTGCAACGCCATCATCACTTCCAAGGCCTGTGGGACGCCTCCACTGCTGCAATAATAATATCTCCTCATTCACCTCTTACAACTGCCAGGTACCTAATTCATTCATTTctatatatttattagatatataaTAATTTGCGTGTCTAAGTTAAACCACTAAGAGAAATTTATATATGACATGGTATCAGAATTTCAATGATCTAAACGTCTAGAGTTCGATTTTTATTAATCATCTCAAAAGCCTCTTGCCTGAGAGGTATATTAGAGATATTATTACTAGAAATCATTTTTAGTAACAATTTTTATTCTTTGTTGTTAAAAGATTTTAATGGTAATTATATAATTCGCGGTAAAAACTTttttaacaacaataaaaaatatataattgtcattataacatataataataaaagcaaaCATATAATTATTGCAAAAACATGAGTTAAATAACACATATAATGACTATTATATTATTAACATTAAAAATTTGTtactaaaaatgatttttattaTAGTATATAGCTATTTATGTGTCATTTTTTTATCGGTTTAagtttttgagaaaaataatagCATGATATAACGAGAATCTTTGTTATAATTAGCAGCCATATATGGAATGCATATACAAAAATATTACTATTATTGTTTTGTGCATATGTATGATTGAATTTTCAGAAGGAAGCTCCAGCAAGAGTTAGGCGTAACACTTGCCGAAGATGCATTCgaatttatattttccttcctccaAGAAGAAAGGTAAATATTAGTCTGTCCTGTCCTGTATGGTGGATTAATAAAGTTCTATAAATCTGATCGATGGTGCAGTGGCAGTGCCAGGAATAATGGAGGAAAAGAGATTAATAATGATGTGTATTTGGTAACAACTATTGATCCAATACCACTAGAGGCCTTCACTCTGCAGGTGAGCATGCATTATGCATAATGTGTGATTGTGTGTGTTCTCTAAAAACAGAAACCTGACGGAAATTTTTAACATGGTTGGCAGAGGGAAAATGTTTCTGCTGTTAAATATGTCACTTACCAAGAGTATGAAAGTTTGCTGGCCAAAAATGATCCACACTATGTTCCTTATGATGCTCATGGACAATACGCTCAGCTCTTTGAAATAATAACAAAGAGGTACCAAGAGAACACTGTTGCCCGCACTTTAGCACTACAAAAGCAACTGAATCGTTATGCTCCTATTTCCCTCAATGCAGAGGTTTGTATCCTTGAAtcatattagttttaattagttCAGGCAAGATGCTGTGGTACCCGTTATTTGATGTTAGAAATAACTTGGAACTTCTCACAGTTGACAGGGCTTTCGGATTCAGACAAAGAGGCTCTTGCTTTAATTGTGAAAGCAGCAGCAGTAATCGATGAAATTTTTTATGTGCAGGTAGTTAATTTGCATgcaattattttcattttgtaccTTGATTAGTTTATACCTAAATTTTAGTGAACATCTGTAAAATTTGATTGGCACTGCATTATTACGTACTAATAcaagtttgtatatttttttaattccgGCGTATCAGTCTTGGTACAGTAATCCAGATCTGAGAGAATGGTTGAAGGAGCATGCTGATGAATCAGAGTTAAATAAGCTGAAGTGGTCCTACTATAAGATTAACAAGAGCCCCTGGTATACTATCCTACTTCACGTGAAATTAACTGCACTTAagtttccattttcaattttactATTAAGCGTTAACATGGTTAATAGAGATGCTGATGTGTGACTGACACGTGGTAACCATGGGCTGATGTCTCAAAAAAGTGATATGTTTTATTCACCATTGTTTTTGGCAGGTCTAGCCTTGACAAGGATGAAGCATTTTTGACAAGTGCAGATTCGGCAATAAAAGTTCTTCCTAATGCAACTACTAAGACAGTTACAGCATGGAAGGGTCTGGAATACAGAGCTGCATTTCCCGTGCAGAAACCACTTTGTGCTAATTTCTACCCCCAAGACATGGACAAAAAGGTATACCCCATaactatatttaattttaataagcaTACATTGaaaaatatgatgaaaattgCAGGAGTTTGAAACTTGGAAGGGGAATCTGGATAAGGATCAACAGAAAGAGGCAACAGGCTTTTTCAGCGTTATTAGAAGGCACAGTAAcagtgatgatgataatgatttaCATGTGGTTCCTTACTCTCAAGAGTATAAGTCTCTTCTTGCAAAAGCTGCGGATTTATTACATAAAGCTGGGGAGATTACCACTTCACCAAGGTATTCatggtatatatatttatatattgtggTTGTTCACTCATTCAAATATTTTCCAAGTGCAGTTTGAAGAGGCTGCTGCATGCTAAGGCTGATGCTTTCCTTTCAAATGATTATTATGAATCGGATATTGCTTGGATGGACCTGGTAATTAATTACTCTTGTAGCATGCTTATGTTGTGTGTATGTGATTTATAAGAAATTTCAGGATCTTCTAATTATGTTTTCTGTGCAGGACTCTAAGTTGGATGTCACAATTGGGCCATATGAAACTTATGAGGATAAACTTTTTGGATATAAGGTAATAATTCTGAATCATTAATTGGTGTCTATAACAAAGTCATTTTAGCGTTGGTGGCATAAATTGATTGAAGagagtaataatgacttattttttAGGCTACATTCGAAGCGTTTATTGGAATTAGAGACGATAAAGCAACTGCTCAACTGAAACTCTTTGGTGATAGTATGCAGGTACTATATATTCTTAATTAAATAATTCCAATGTGTATAAATTATGCAAAACAAAAATTATAGATCTCATGTGActaaaatatcaaataataattCCTCTGCAACTAAATAAAGCTTCTGGAACAAAATCTCCCGATGGACAATGCTTACAAATCAGAAGATGTGAGTGCAGCACCGATCCGTGTTATCCAGCTTATATATAATGCAGGGGTGAGATAGATATGTAAAATTTTCACCATGTTATTTCTGAAATTTTACAAGGGATTATTAGTTACTTGTAATGCAATCATTTCTTTTGATCAGGATGTCAAGGGACCGCAAATTGTTGCTTTCAATCTACCGAATGATGAGCGTATTGTAAAAGAACGCGGAACATCTATGGTCATGCTTAAGAATGTTCAAGAGGCAAAGTAGAATTTCTCTCTTTCAGCTTAATTTCTAGTTTGTTCATGTATGAGTCCACTCTCTGACATCAATTCCAATTCTGAAATCTGAATAGGTTTGAGCACATTCTTATGCCAATAGCTGAAGTCTGTGTTGCTAAGGAACAACAAGAGCTTGTAGATTTTGAATCATTTTTCACGCATACTATCTGCCATGAATGCGTGCATGGGATTGGACCTCATACCATAACACTTCCAAATGGTCAGAAGTCTACTGTGAGATTGGTTAGTTATAACTTATAACATTTATATTTGATGAACTTTCagttcaattttattttagattCTGCAAAATGATATATCAGTATTTGTGGGATCATAtagtaatttaaaactaaatatgagatttatcatttaaatatttggtttcaatggttttttaataaaatataaccatCGATCTCGTTTTATTAATCATGTCATGAAATcactcatttaaaaaatttaagttgataaGAGAATGCaacattaatggttatatctcttcTAACACTTCTCCCTCAAACAAGAacgctctgataccatgttataaAACCAGTCatcctaaaaatttaaactaacagGAGAAGACAacattaatgattatatctctaataatatCCAATACAAACTGAAATTTGGAACCATTTTATTTCATGTATATGTGGAATATGAAACTCCAAAAAAATGCTCCATTGGAGTTGCTCGAATGCATCTAGTATAATTACATGATAAGTGCGGTCTTTTTAATGCAGGAATTGCAAGAATTCTACTCAGCAATAGAAGAAGCAAAAGCTGATATAGTAGGCCTATGGGCATTGAGGTTCTTGATCTCCAAGGTTAGTTATCATCATTGTGATTTGTGTGTGACAATGCAGCATAATTCAACTGAATTGATGTGGTAAATGAGCAGGGGCTGCTCTCTGAAAGTCTAGTGAAGACTATGTATGTTTCTTTTCTGGCTGGATGCTTCCGGTCAGTGCGTTTTGGATTAGAAGAGGCTCACGGGAAAGGACAGGCATTGCAGTTCAACTGGATTCACGAGAAAGGAGGGTTTGTGGTGAACTCGGATGAAACCGTTTCTGTTGAGTTTTCAAAGATTGAAGATGCAGTTGAAAGCCTGAGCAGGGAGATACTCACCATACAAGCCAAAGGTGATAAACAGGCTGCGGCTTCGCTTCTCGACAAGTACGGTGTGATTACAGATCCACTCAAAGTTGCTCTCAAAAACTTGGAGACAGTTGAGGTCCCTGTTGACATAGTTCCCAACTTTCCCATTCTCgcccaaatataaaataattctgCTATGTTATCATCAGCATTTCTGCCAATCAACCAAT is a window from the Arachis hypogaea cultivar Tifrunner chromosome 17, arahy.Tifrunner.gnm2.J5K5, whole genome shotgun sequence genome containing:
- the LOC112766887 gene encoding nudix hydrolase 3, with product MMVCGAEKKRQLHRGGSGDYEHDDVEGRGGVHVWIFAEKTQQLLLVQRHHHFQGLWDASTAAIIISPHSPLTTARRKLQQELGVTLAEDAFEFIFSFLQEESGSARNNGGKEINNDVYLVTTIDPIPLEAFTLQRENVSAVKYVTYQEYESLLAKNDPHYVPYDAHGQYAQLFEIITKRYQENTVARTLALQKQLNRYAPISLNAELTGLSDSDKEALALIVKAAAVIDEIFYVQSWYSNPDLREWLKEHADESELNKLKWSYYKINKSPWSSLDKDEAFLTSADSAIKVLPNATTKTVTAWKGLEYRAAFPVQKPLCANFYPQDMDKKEFETWKGNLDKDQQKEATGFFSVIRRHSNSDDDNDLHVVPYSQEYKSLLAKAADLLHKAGEITTSPSLKRLLHAKADAFLSNDYYESDIAWMDLDSKLDVTIGPYETYEDKLFGYKATFEAFIGIRDDKATAQLKLFGDSMQLLEQNLPMDNAYKSEDVSAAPIRVIQLIYNAGDVKGPQIVAFNLPNDERIVKERGTSMVMLKNVQEAKFEHILMPIAEVCVAKEQQELVDFESFFTHTICHECVHGIGPHTITLPNGQKSTVRLELQEFYSAIEEAKADIVGLWALRFLISKGLLSESLVKTMYVSFLAGCFRSVRFGLEEAHGKGQALQFNWIHEKGGFVVNSDETVSVEFSKIEDAVESLSREILTIQAKGDKQAAASLLDKYGVITDPLKVALKNLETVEVPVDIVPNFPILAQI